A window of bacterium contains these coding sequences:
- a CDS encoding HD domain-containing protein, which yields MERRLLKLQIYAWTLGLTSLPFLIILSRYFPFSPLEPLFLILLVPATLLFLYGVSLPLGGMEVVPVFPLVTTAIIFYGPAAGAWLHSFSFFLSVFFNQKRRASLLSGDFKKSLQGLSFLFINMGSFTYSGGITGLSWVYASHSSPPSQCYLHISALCLMGIIYFVLDTVSMSIAGALWTGKSFAEIWLTNYSWSAILVFLEVALGVLYVLLYLLGGIPLLLIGFSFLAVLRLGYLVHLEKIRILNLFMELLHEQLARLDLPTKEHCDMVGRLASAVGKAMGIPWWRREQLSYAARLHDIGKIAIDEKILESTQSLTPREREEIRRHTSVPYQAMREVPYLRHVGYWILLHHEKEDGSGYWGRMGDEIPIEAKILGVVDAIHALISPRPYRSESPSFTLEEALQILYEEAERGKWDKRVLDTMRHIFSQNKEIREMLNEG from the coding sequence ATGGAGCGAAGGCTCTTAAAATTACAAATCTACGCCTGGACCCTGGGATTAACATCCCTACCATTTCTCATCATCCTTTCGCGTTACTTCCCCTTTTCCCCCCTTGAACCCCTTTTCCTTATCCTTCTTGTCCCTGCCACTCTCCTTTTCCTTTATGGCGTTTCTCTTCCATTGGGAGGAATGGAAGTAGTACCAGTATTCCCACTGGTAACGACGGCTATTATATTTTACGGTCCAGCAGCCGGAGCATGGCTTCATTCTTTTTCTTTTTTCCTATCGGTCTTCTTTAATCAAAAAAGGAGAGCATCCCTTTTAAGCGGCGATTTTAAAAAATCACTTCAAGGTTTATCCTTCCTTTTCATCAATATGGGTAGCTTTACTTATTCTGGCGGAATCACGGGTTTATCATGGGTCTATGCCAGTCATTCCTCACCTCCCTCTCAATGCTATCTACACATTTCCGCTCTTTGTTTAATGGGAATAATATATTTTGTCTTGGATACCGTTTCTATGAGCATAGCAGGAGCGCTGTGGACAGGTAAATCGTTTGCGGAGATTTGGCTGACAAATTACTCATGGAGTGCCATTCTTGTCTTCTTAGAAGTCGCTTTGGGCGTCCTCTATGTTCTTTTGTATCTCTTGGGTGGAATCCCCCTTCTCTTAATAGGTTTCTCTTTCCTTGCGGTTTTGCGTCTCGGTTATCTTGTTCATTTGGAGAAGATAAGGATTCTCAACCTCTTTATGGAGCTTCTCCACGAACAGCTTGCGAGATTGGATTTACCAACTAAGGAGCATTGCGATATGGTGGGAAGATTGGCTTCAGCCGTCGGGAAAGCTATGGGAATTCCCTGGTGGAGAAGAGAACAGCTATCATATGCGGCGAGGCTTCACGACATCGGGAAAATAGCAATTGATGAGAAGATACTTGAAAGTACCCAATCTCTTACTCCTCGTGAAAGGGAGGAGATACGCAGACATACTTCCGTTCCCTATCAAGCGATGCGCGAAGTTCCCTATCTTCGCCATGTAGGCTATTGGATACTCCTCCATCACGAGAAGGAGGACGGCTCTGGCTATTGGGGAAGGATGGGGGATGAGATTCCAATAGAGGCGAAGATATTGGGCGTTGTTGATGCGATTCATGCCCTTATATCTCCTCGCCCCTATCGCTCCGAAAGTCCATCTTTTACTCTCGAAGAGGCGCTCCAGATTTTGTATGAGGAAGCAGAGAGGGGGAAGTGGGATAAGAGGGTTTTGGATACTATGAGACATATCTTTAGCCAAAACAAAGAAATCAGGGAGATGCTCAATGAGGGGTAA
- the ilvE gene encoding branched-chain-amino-acid transaminase: MLIYLNGKLVPKEEAKVSVFDHGFLYGDGVFEGIRIYNGRIFKLKEHIERLFYSAHAIDLKPPLTQEELLQATVETVRANNLRDGYIRIVISRGEGDLGLDPQKCPNPTVVIIADKIAIYPEEVYKKGMKIITVSTRRNSPQALNPNIKSLNYLNNILAKIEANRANVPEAIMLSIEGYVAEATGDNIFIVKNKTLITPPLHLGVLPGITRQTVIDLAKERGIITEEKPFTLYEVYTADECFLTGTAAEIVPVVEVDGREINGGVPGEITLLLMKDFHEYVKTEGVEVYK, translated from the coding sequence ATGTTAATCTATCTTAATGGAAAGCTCGTTCCTAAAGAGGAAGCGAAAGTCTCCGTTTTTGACCACGGCTTCCTTTATGGAGACGGAGTTTTTGAAGGAATAAGGATTTATAACGGAAGGATTTTCAAGCTTAAGGAGCATATAGAGCGTCTATTTTATTCCGCTCACGCAATAGACCTCAAGCCACCCCTTACCCAGGAGGAGCTTCTCCAAGCCACAGTTGAAACAGTAAGGGCTAACAATTTGAGGGATGGGTATATAAGGATAGTTATTTCAAGGGGAGAGGGAGACTTGGGTTTGGACCCTCAAAAATGTCCCAATCCCACAGTTGTCATAATAGCGGACAAGATAGCCATATATCCCGAGGAAGTTTATAAGAAGGGAATGAAGATAATCACTGTCTCCACTCGTAGGAATTCCCCTCAAGCCCTCAATCCCAATATAAAATCCTTAAATTATCTCAACAATATTTTGGCAAAGATAGAAGCGAATAGGGCCAATGTGCCCGAAGCGATTATGCTTTCCATTGAGGGATATGTAGCTGAAGCTACGGGAGACAACATATTTATAGTAAAAAATAAGACCCTCATTACCCCTCCATTACATTTGGGGGTTCTACCGGGTATAACCCGCCAAACAGTAATTGATCTGGCAAAGGAAAGAGGGATAATAACTGAGGAAAAGCCCTTTACCCTCTACGAAGTTTATACCGCTGATGAGTGCTTTTTAACCGGGACAGCGGCGGAGATAGTGCCCGTAGTGGAAGTTGATGGGAGAGAGATAAACGGTGGAGTGCCGGGAGAGATTACCCTTCTTCTAATGAAAGATTTCCATGAATATGTCAAGACAGAAGGAGTGGAGGTATATAAATAA
- the pfkA gene encoding 6-phosphofructokinase: MRIGVLTSGGDAPGMNAAIRAVVRTAIYYGASVVGIKKGYQGLIDDLVIPMDASTVGGIINRGGTILETARAEDFKRKEVQKKAVENIKKRDIDALIVIGGNGTLKGAISLYKEWGIPLNQVASTIDNDLPGTDVTIGFDTAVNTALEIIDRIRDTAVSFERIFVVEVMGRDRGFIALEVGIAGGAEFIIIPEVPFEFGKLIKKIEEGKKRGKRSCVIVLAEGAGKADELAKRIKEETGLETRGSVVGYAQRGGCPTAKDRILATMLGAKAVQLCMEDKFGYLVGIKGGEVSATHFSQLEGVEKKIDLTLLEIAGILSI; encoded by the coding sequence ATGAGGATTGGTGTCTTAACAAGCGGAGGAGACGCCCCTGGGATGAATGCCGCTATAAGGGCTGTTGTTCGCACTGCGATTTATTATGGAGCTTCCGTGGTGGGGATAAAAAAGGGGTATCAAGGATTAATAGACGATTTAGTTATCCCTATGGATGCATCTACAGTGGGAGGGATTATAAACAGGGGAGGAACGATATTGGAGACGGCGAGGGCGGAAGATTTCAAGAGAAAGGAAGTGCAGAAAAAAGCGGTTGAGAACATCAAGAAACGCGATATAGATGCTTTGATAGTTATAGGCGGAAATGGAACGCTGAAGGGGGCGATTTCCCTTTATAAGGAGTGGGGAATTCCCCTAAATCAGGTTGCCTCAACCATTGATAACGACCTTCCGGGCACTGATGTGACAATTGGATTTGATACCGCGGTCAATACCGCTTTGGAGATAATAGACCGCATAAGGGATACGGCTGTTTCCTTTGAGAGGATATTCGTTGTTGAAGTAATGGGAAGGGATAGGGGATTTATCGCTTTGGAGGTAGGGATTGCAGGTGGGGCGGAGTTCATAATTATTCCCGAGGTTCCCTTTGAGTTCGGCAAGTTGATTAAGAAGATAGAGGAGGGGAAGAAAAGGGGAAAGCGCTCCTGTGTGATTGTTTTAGCTGAGGGTGCGGGGAAGGCAGATGAACTGGCGAAAAGGATAAAGGAAGAGACGGGATTGGAGACGAGGGGGAGCGTGGTTGGTTATGCGCAGAGGGGCGGTTGTCCTACAGCTAAAGACAGGATATTGGCGACAATGCTTGGGGCGAAGGCTGTTCAACTTTGCATGGAGGATAAATTTGGTTATCTTGTTGGAATCAAGGGAGGGGAGGTATCGGCAACACATTTCAGCCAATTGGAGGGGGTGGAGAAAAAAATTGACTTGACACTGCTTGAGATAGCGGGCATACTTTCAATATGA
- a CDS encoding HD domain-containing protein, with protein sequence MRGKVIWRIYQVAVITFSFYLLFKNVSLFSESFFALNFRQWEAYIFLSFLLLLSEVFYVPGREEDFLTTSYPFSLTLLLSLGFPTTIWTFWLISFLIPTIAHRDNILRSLTESSLKVVSLYPIHLLLIAMGGRGENVHLVVLKTITCGVAYFVSDRVIVGLETALKQGRVFKKNFWLSRLEESYLWYILLLLGAIICSAAFDTPFQMAIFGISGFLLILFIYIMRATSMNRINTRGVFEAFSEIAEGRWMGMVGHGRRVGMLVDEIAKDLDIPYDEREKIVLASIIHDIGIVDVPYDILNYPTEDGEKSDEFKYHVVRSAEIIEHLGHLRTVADYIRYHHERPDGSGYPEGKKGDEIPFWAYVIGACCDFDDMTCYKSYRERIPPAQAVRFMEENSGKLYDPRAVELLKKAAKRLGRY encoded by the coding sequence ATGAGGGGTAAGGTCATATGGAGAATTTATCAGGTAGCGGTCATCACCTTTTCTTTTTATCTTCTTTTCAAAAATGTCTCCCTTTTTTCCGAGAGCTTTTTCGCTTTAAACTTCAGGCAATGGGAAGCTTATATCTTTCTTTCCTTCCTGCTTTTACTCAGCGAGGTTTTTTATGTTCCGGGCAGGGAGGAAGATTTCCTCACCACCAGCTATCCTTTCTCCTTAACCCTTCTTTTAAGTCTTGGATTTCCGACAACTATTTGGACATTTTGGTTAATTTCCTTTCTTATCCCCACTATCGCTCATAGGGATAATATACTTCGTTCCCTTACAGAAAGTTCGTTAAAAGTCGTCTCGCTATACCCAATCCATCTCTTGCTTATCGCTATGGGAGGGAGGGGGGAAAATGTTCATCTCGTAGTTCTGAAGACAATCACCTGCGGTGTAGCCTACTTTGTCTCTGATAGGGTAATTGTCGGCTTGGAAACAGCTCTAAAGCAGGGAAGAGTTTTTAAGAAGAATTTTTGGTTAAGCAGGTTAGAGGAAAGTTATCTTTGGTATATCCTCTTGCTTTTGGGTGCAATTATCTGTTCTGCGGCGTTTGATACTCCTTTTCAAATGGCTATATTCGGCATATCGGGTTTCTTGCTAATCTTGTTTATCTACATAATGCGTGCCACATCTATGAATCGTATAAACACTCGGGGTGTATTTGAGGCTTTCTCGGAGATAGCGGAGGGGAGATGGATGGGCATGGTTGGACATGGAAGAAGGGTAGGGATGCTTGTAGACGAAATAGCTAAAGATTTGGACATTCCCTATGATGAAAGGGAGAAGATAGTATTGGCATCAATAATTCACGATATAGGCATAGTTGATGTTCCCTATGACATATTAAATTATCCCACGGAGGATGGGGAGAAGTCTGATGAGTTCAAATATCACGTTGTAAGAAGCGCGGAGATTATAGAACATCTCGGACATCTCCGCACGGTTGCTGATTATATTCGTTATCATCACGAACGACCCGATGGAAGCGGATATCCAGAGGGGAAAAAGGGGGATGAAATCCCATTTTGGGCATATGTAATAGGTGCCTGCTGTGATTTTGATGATATGACCTGCTATAAATCCTATAGAGAGAGAATCCCCCCAGCGCAGGCAGTGCGTTTTATGGAGGAAAATTCGGGGAAGCTTTATGACCCAAGGGCTGTTGAATTACTGAAAAAGGCAGCGAAGAGGTTGGGACGTTATTAG
- a CDS encoding phenylalanine--tRNA ligase subunit beta, with translation MLVPLDWLKEILNIELPAKEIAHILTMLGFEVEGIEGTESPIFNIKVTSNRGDCLSIIGIARELSAKLSLPLNLPHFTVEEGDKRAEELAEVEIWEPDLCPRYCARIVLGVEVKESPPWLQERLAKAGLRAINNVVDATNYTMLLTGQPIHAFDYDLLRKRKIIVRRANEGEKLITLDGVERELSSDMLVIADAERAVAIAGVMGGQNTEVTFGTENVLIEAAHFNSASIRRTSRALSMSTDASYRFERYVDPYLPPQAATYCASLIKSLAGGEVAKGIIDVYPQKIFPRIIDFPYKLTNQLLGTNLSKERIIYYLKNINLDVRDEGEKLVVICPTYRPDLKEPADLVEEIARLFGYDNIPTTLPLARVSLGHKMEALAFDDELKEILLRLGLWEITTHSLISKSERERFFIDEDIIGVRNALSEEYSYLRPSIIPSLAKVASHNFSYGITDIAVFEIGKVYRKEGEEKVLGIAVAGGREKSWRTGKEGLINDFFYMKGILESLLEALGIRGDFQPAQHPLLNPLCSAKIEIEDKDIGFIGEIGEQLRDFYDIDKPLYLGEISVDRLREERKEKKIFSPLPKFPSVERDLSIIVKKELTAGRIVEIIREVSGDLLDDVFLFDVYEGKPVPEGERSLTFSLTFRAKDRTLSSEEVDSLVNLIKNVLKERLEAKIRE, from the coding sequence ATGTTAGTTCCATTAGATTGGCTGAAGGAGATATTAAATATTGAGCTACCCGCGAAAGAGATTGCCCATATCCTCACTATGCTCGGCTTCGAGGTAGAGGGGATAGAGGGCACCGAATCTCCTATATTCAACATAAAGGTAACCTCCAATAGAGGAGATTGCCTCTCCATCATCGGAATAGCAAGGGAGCTTTCCGCCAAGCTCTCCCTTCCCCTTAACCTTCCACATTTCACAGTAGAAGAGGGGGATAAAAGAGCGGAAGAGCTTGCGGAAGTGGAAATTTGGGAACCAGACCTTTGTCCTCGCTACTGCGCCCGCATAGTTTTAGGGGTTGAGGTCAAGGAAAGCCCTCCTTGGCTTCAAGAGCGGCTCGCTAAGGCGGGTCTAAGAGCGATAAACAATGTGGTGGACGCGACAAATTATACTATGCTCCTCACCGGTCAGCCGATTCATGCCTTTGATTACGACCTTTTGAGAAAAAGGAAAATAATCGTTCGCCGAGCTAATGAAGGTGAAAAGCTTATAACCCTTGACGGGGTTGAGAGAGAATTATCCTCCGATATGCTCGTCATTGCCGATGCAGAGAGAGCCGTCGCAATCGCGGGAGTGATGGGAGGACAAAATACAGAGGTCACCTTTGGAACAGAGAATGTCCTGATTGAGGCAGCTCATTTCAACTCCGCTTCCATTCGCAGGACCTCTCGTGCGCTCTCTATGTCAACCGATGCCTCCTATCGCTTTGAGAGATATGTGGACCCCTACCTTCCACCCCAAGCAGCGACCTATTGTGCCTCCCTCATCAAAAGTCTTGCCGGAGGAGAAGTAGCTAAAGGAATTATAGATGTCTATCCCCAAAAGATATTCCCAAGGATAATAGACTTTCCTTATAAGCTAACAAATCAGCTTCTTGGCACGAATCTCTCCAAGGAGAGAATCATCTATTATCTAAAAAACATAAATTTGGATGTTCGGGATGAGGGGGAGAAATTGGTCGTCATCTGTCCTACTTATCGTCCCGATTTAAAGGAGCCAGCTGATTTGGTGGAGGAGATAGCCCGCCTCTTTGGCTATGATAACATCCCCACAACCCTCCCCCTCGCAAGGGTTAGTCTCGGACACAAAATGGAGGCGCTCGCCTTTGATGATGAACTCAAGGAAATACTTCTCCGTCTCGGACTTTGGGAGATTACAACCCATAGCCTTATAAGCAAAAGCGAAAGAGAGAGATTTTTCATAGATGAAGATATCATTGGAGTTCGCAACGCCTTGAGCGAGGAATATTCATACCTTCGTCCCTCAATTATTCCCTCTTTAGCGAAAGTTGCTTCTCACAATTTCTCTTACGGCATCACGGATATAGCGGTTTTTGAGATTGGGAAGGTCTATAGAAAGGAAGGAGAAGAGAAAGTCCTGGGGATAGCGGTTGCTGGCGGGAGGGAGAAAAGCTGGCGAACGGGCAAAGAGGGATTGATAAACGATTTCTTTTACATGAAGGGAATATTGGAAAGCCTGCTTGAAGCTTTAGGGATAAGAGGCGATTTCCAACCGGCTCAACATCCCCTCCTAAATCCCCTATGCTCCGCGAAAATAGAGATAGAGGATAAGGACATTGGGTTTATCGGCGAGATTGGAGAGCAATTGAGGGATTTTTATGATATAGATAAACCACTTTATCTCGGCGAGATAAGCGTTGATAGATTAAGGGAGGAAAGAAAGGAGAAAAAGATTTTCTCCCCTCTACCTAAATTCCCCTCCGTTGAGAGGGATTTATCAATCATCGTCAAAAAGGAATTGACGGCTGGGAGAATAGTAGAGATAATTAGAGAGGTAAGCGGAGATTTGCTTGATGATGTTTTCCTTTTTGATGTTTATGAAGGGAAGCCGGTTCCGGAAGGGGAGAGGAGTCTCACTTTCTCCCTAACCTTCCGCGCCAAGGACAGAACCCTATCATCTGAGGAAGTAGATTCGCTGGTGAATTTAATAAAGAATGTTTTAAAGGAAAGATTGGAGGCGAAAATAAGAGAATGA